A part of Streptomyces sp. NBC_01235 genomic DNA contains:
- a CDS encoding rhamnogalacturonan acetylesterase, with protein sequence MRRFNIAVLAALTLTAGLTAVPAAHAHGGGVTLGIDNCTATACHFDVPPGTYDVKVVLGGDTESSTSISGETRRALLPETAASAGERVPRSFTVDVRTPEGEPTGVEGTPGLDLALGGSAPALADIRVTPARHARQIFLIGDSTVCDQPADPYTGWGQQLPQFLRKGVSVANHADSGESTVTYLGNPQLWATVQPLISPGDLVLVQLAHNDKTTDEATYRANLETLVAGVREKGGRPVLVTPIVRRWFNADGTLNNGTALLVNGLGVDHPAVIRSVAAAQDAALIDLTARTKALVESLGVEGSKALYLYNEKRDNTHTSVHGATVYAGLVRDELVALHLVPRGTVRVG encoded by the coding sequence GTGAGACGTTTCAACATCGCCGTGCTGGCGGCACTCACCCTGACCGCCGGTCTGACGGCCGTACCCGCCGCCCACGCCCACGGTGGCGGCGTGACTCTCGGCATCGACAACTGCACGGCCACCGCATGCCACTTCGATGTCCCGCCCGGCACCTATGACGTGAAGGTCGTCCTCGGCGGCGACACCGAGTCGAGCACCAGCATCAGCGGAGAGACCCGGCGCGCTCTGCTCCCCGAGACCGCCGCCTCCGCCGGCGAACGTGTTCCCCGCAGCTTCACCGTCGACGTCCGCACCCCCGAGGGTGAGCCGACCGGTGTCGAGGGCACTCCCGGCCTGGACCTGGCGCTCGGCGGCTCGGCGCCCGCCCTGGCCGACATCAGGGTCACCCCCGCCCGGCATGCCCGGCAGATCTTCCTCATCGGGGACTCCACGGTCTGCGACCAGCCCGCCGACCCGTACACCGGCTGGGGCCAGCAGCTGCCGCAGTTCCTGCGCAAGGGTGTCTCGGTCGCCAACCACGCGGATTCCGGGGAGAGTACGGTCACGTATCTGGGGAACCCGCAGCTCTGGGCCACGGTCCAGCCGCTGATCAGCCCCGGCGACCTCGTCCTGGTCCAGCTCGCCCACAACGACAAGACAACCGATGAGGCGACGTACCGGGCGAACCTCGAGACACTCGTGGCGGGAGTACGGGAGAAGGGCGGCCGACCGGTCCTCGTGACCCCCATCGTGCGCCGCTGGTTCAACGCCGACGGCACGCTGAACAACGGAACAGCCCTGCTGGTCAACGGACTTGGCGTCGACCATCCGGCGGTGATCCGCTCGGTCGCCGCCGCGCAGGACGCTGCGCTGATCGACCTCACCGCCAGGACCAAGGCGCTGGTGGAGTCCCTGGGCGTCGAGGGCTCCAAGGCGCTCTACCTCTACAACGAGAAACGCGACAACACGCACACCTCCGTGCACGGAGCCACGGTCTACGCCGGCCTGGTCCGCGACGAACTCGTCGCCCTGCATCTGGTGCCGAGGGGCACCGTGCGGGTGGGATGA
- a CDS encoding DUF2264 domain-containing protein, protein MHLPPSDPARSPRTGYTRAHWEAAADNLLAAVEPYATEDRALYHFPGDRESWSGRLSDGLEGYARTLLLAAFRRDETALERYATGLEAGVLGVWPRIGDRGQPLVEAASIALALRLTRPLLWDRLDDRVRQRAAAWLGDALTAEPWPCNWELFPVTVGGFLESVGHEPEASRKAIDRGLERIEQWYVGDGWYTDGAGRAFDYYNGWAMHLYPVLHAWLADAPDLLALYGGRLKAHLAGYARLFGGDGAPMHQGRSLTYRFATTAPLWLGALTGHTPLTPGETRRLASGALKYFLERDAVDEHGLLTLGWHGPDEAVLQGYSGPASPYWASKGFLGLLLPPEHEVWTAQEEAGPVERGNSVTPLSAPNWLLQSTSSDGLVRLHNHGSEDVRYDPYYTRFAYSTVTRPLGTPPDNVVVVGGDSHREGIVPLGVGEGWAASRYVSACGAEVTSLVVADGAVEVRAHLVVGAAPGTEVQVTGWAPVEGGDERAELVPVHGLTGTSPLSGVLGDGPATLFVALARLTAEPDPLPLRELVSVEVQRAGAGNAHGGYALSVRWPTGSESHFGFTASDGRSAASSWSVKPR, encoded by the coding sequence ATGCACCTGCCCCCGTCCGACCCCGCCCGCAGCCCCCGCACCGGCTACACCCGCGCCCACTGGGAGGCGGCCGCCGACAACCTGCTCGCCGCGGTGGAGCCGTACGCCACCGAAGATCGCGCTCTCTACCACTTTCCCGGCGACCGGGAGAGCTGGTCGGGCCGCCTCTCCGACGGCCTGGAGGGCTACGCCCGCACTCTGCTGCTGGCCGCCTTCCGCCGTGACGAGACCGCGCTGGAACGTTACGCAACCGGTCTCGAGGCCGGTGTCCTCGGCGTCTGGCCCCGCATCGGAGATCGCGGGCAGCCTCTCGTCGAGGCCGCGTCGATCGCGCTCGCGCTGCGGCTTACCCGTCCGCTGCTCTGGGACCGCCTCGACGACCGTGTCCGACAGCGCGCGGCTGCCTGGCTCGGCGACGCGCTGACCGCCGAACCCTGGCCCTGCAACTGGGAACTGTTCCCGGTCACGGTAGGCGGTTTCCTGGAGTCGGTCGGCCACGAGCCGGAGGCCTCCCGCAAGGCGATCGACCGCGGCCTGGAGCGCATCGAGCAGTGGTACGTCGGCGACGGCTGGTACACCGACGGTGCCGGCCGCGCCTTCGACTACTACAACGGCTGGGCCATGCACCTGTACCCGGTCCTGCACGCCTGGCTGGCCGACGCCCCGGACCTGCTCGCCCTCTACGGCGGGCGGCTCAAGGCTCATCTCGCCGGCTACGCCCGCCTGTTCGGCGGCGACGGAGCCCCCATGCACCAGGGCCGCTCCCTCACCTACCGCTTCGCCACCACCGCCCCCCTGTGGCTGGGCGCCCTGACCGGCCATACCCCGCTGACTCCCGGCGAGACCCGCCGCCTGGCCTCGGGCGCGTTGAAGTACTTCCTGGAACGGGACGCGGTCGACGAGCACGGCCTGCTGACCCTCGGCTGGCACGGCCCCGACGAGGCGGTCCTGCAGGGCTATTCGGGACCGGCCTCCCCCTATTGGGCGAGCAAGGGTTTCCTCGGTCTGCTGCTTCCGCCGGAACACGAGGTGTGGACGGCGCAAGAGGAGGCGGGGCCGGTGGAGCGGGGGAACTCGGTTACCCCACTCTCCGCCCCCAACTGGCTGCTTCAGTCGACGAGTTCGGACGGCCTGGTGCGTCTGCACAACCATGGCAGCGAGGACGTCCGCTACGACCCGTACTACACGCGGTTCGCGTACTCCACGGTTACGCGGCCGCTCGGCACGCCACCGGACAACGTCGTAGTGGTCGGCGGCGACTCGCACCGTGAGGGCATCGTCCCGCTCGGGGTGGGGGAGGGGTGGGCGGCCTCTCGGTACGTGTCGGCCTGCGGCGCCGAGGTCACGAGTCTGGTGGTGGCCGACGGCGCGGTCGAGGTGCGGGCCCATCTGGTGGTCGGCGCGGCGCCGGGAACGGAGGTGCAGGTCACGGGCTGGGCACCGGTGGAGGGCGGGGACGAGCGGGCCGAGCTGGTGCCCGTGCACGGGCTGACCGGCACATCCCCGTTGTCGGGTGTGCTGGGAGACGGGCCCGCGACTCTCTTCGTCGCGCTGGCCCGCCTCACCGCCGAGCCCGACCCCCTGCCCCTCCGGGAACTGGTGTCCGTGGAGGTGCAGAGGGCAGGTGCCGGCAACGCTCATGGTGGGTACGCCCTGAGCGTCCGCTGGCCGACGGGCTCGGAGAGCCACTTTGGTTTCACGGCTTCAGACGGGCGATCCGCAGCGTCGTCGTGGTCGGTGAAGCCCCGGTGA
- a CDS encoding VOC family protein, whose amino-acid sequence MTSAIRHVTIDSSDAHALGSFWSEVLGHPLHEDDKPGDDEALIEGAGLLFVTVPEPKRQKNRIHFDLQPQDRTREEEVERLLALGATLVDDRRRSDGTGWAVLADPEGNEFCVERSAGERAAG is encoded by the coding sequence ATGACTTCTGCCATCCGTCACGTGACGATCGACAGCTCCGACGCCCACGCCCTCGGCAGCTTCTGGTCCGAGGTTCTCGGCCACCCCCTCCACGAGGACGACAAGCCGGGCGACGACGAGGCACTGATCGAGGGTGCGGGCCTGCTCTTCGTCACCGTCCCGGAGCCCAAGAGACAGAAGAACCGCATCCATTTCGACCTCCAGCCGCAGGACCGCACCCGCGAGGAGGAGGTCGAGCGCCTGCTGGCCCTCGGCGCCACCTTGGTCGACGACCGCCGCAGGTCCGACGGGACGGGGTGGGCGGTCCTCGCGGACCCGGAGGGAAACGAGTTCTGCGTGGAGCGCAGTGCGGGAGAGCGGGCCGCCGGCTGA
- a CDS encoding isocitrate lyase/PEP mutase family protein, with translation MHAPRATSNPFVGLHHADTPLLLPNAWDHASALAMAGQGFRAIGTTSLAVAAAVGLPDGASATRDETLRLALLLGSQQFLLSVDAENGFSEDPDEVAEFARQLAAVGAVGINLEDGMGAVDRHAAKIAAVKSAVPGLFVNARTDTYWLGEHDETETLSRLDVYQQAGADGVFVPGLASAREIGALVARLDVPLNILYSPVGPAVPHLADLGVSRISFGSFLYRRSLGAALEAVVEIREGRRPGGRAPTYEDIQSLGADPARHD, from the coding sequence ATGCACGCACCCAGGGCGACCTCGAACCCCTTTGTCGGCCTCCACCATGCCGACACCCCGCTCCTCCTGCCCAACGCCTGGGACCACGCCTCCGCGCTGGCCATGGCGGGGCAGGGCTTTCGGGCGATCGGTACGACGAGTCTCGCGGTGGCGGCGGCGGTGGGACTGCCGGACGGAGCGTCGGCGACACGGGACGAAACCCTGAGGCTCGCGTTGCTTCTGGGATCGCAACAGTTCCTGCTGTCCGTCGACGCGGAAAACGGCTTCAGTGAAGATCCCGACGAGGTGGCGGAGTTCGCGCGTCAGCTTGCGGCGGTGGGCGCGGTCGGCATCAACCTGGAGGACGGAATGGGGGCGGTTGACCGGCATGCCGCGAAGATCGCCGCCGTGAAGTCGGCCGTCCCCGGCCTCTTCGTCAACGCCCGCACGGACACGTACTGGCTCGGCGAACACGACGAAACCGAGACGCTGTCCCGCCTGGACGTCTACCAACAGGCGGGCGCCGATGGCGTGTTCGTTCCCGGCCTGGCCAGTGCCCGGGAGATCGGGGCGCTGGTGGCGCGGCTCGATGTTCCCCTCAACATCCTCTATTCACCGGTCGGTCCCGCAGTTCCCCACCTCGCGGACCTTGGGGTGAGTCGCATCAGCTTCGGCTCGTTCCTCTACCGACGGTCCCTGGGCGCGGCGCTCGAGGCAGTGGTCGAGATCCGTGAGGGGCGCAGGCCTGGTGGTCGTGCGCCGACGTACGAGGACATCCAGAGTCTCGGCGCCGATCCGGCACGCCACGACTGA
- a CDS encoding TetR/AcrR family transcriptional regulator, with amino-acid sequence MPRVGLTTDRLVEAAAELADEVGFDNVSISALARRFGVKDASLYSHVRNLRELRTRLALLVGGEMIDRIAAAVVGLAGKDALVAFAGAYREYALRHPGRYAATQTRIDQEIDQELAAASPAPRRTAEITYGMLRAYGLDEPDLTDAVRLLRSTFHGYCMLEAGGAFGAPRDVQRSWDKVIDALHMALTHWPREDDTVS; translated from the coding sequence ATGCCACGAGTCGGCCTCACCACCGACCGCCTCGTCGAAGCCGCCGCCGAGCTGGCCGACGAGGTCGGCTTCGACAACGTCAGCATCTCGGCGCTGGCCCGACGCTTCGGTGTCAAGGACGCGAGCCTGTACTCGCACGTCAGGAACCTCCGGGAGTTGCGGACAAGGCTCGCACTGCTCGTCGGCGGCGAGATGATCGACCGGATCGCCGCAGCCGTCGTCGGGCTCGCCGGCAAGGACGCGCTGGTCGCCTTCGCGGGGGCCTATCGGGAGTACGCCCTGCGGCACCCGGGAAGGTACGCCGCCACCCAGACCCGTATCGACCAGGAGATCGACCAGGAACTGGCCGCCGCTTCACCCGCCCCGCGCCGCACCGCCGAAATCACCTACGGGATGCTCCGCGCCTACGGCCTCGACGAACCCGACCTCACCGACGCCGTCCGCCTGTTGCGCAGCACCTTTCACGGGTACTGCATGCTGGAGGCTGGCGGCGCCTTCGGTGCGCCCCGGGACGTGCAGCGATCATGGGACAAGGTCATCGACGCCCTGCACATGGCGCTCACCCACTGGCCGCGGGAGGACGACACCGTCAGCTGA
- a CDS encoding endo-1,4-beta-xylanase, with amino-acid sequence MPHTPGTHHHRRRALRPGPLAVAGALVATAAVALPYLTPEASAATTLRGYADGRGVKIGAAVGDTPLSSDASYTAVLDREFNSVTAENAMKWDAVEPSRGSFDWAAADRLVAHAAAHDQGVRGHTLAWYAQLPSWLKNGNYSATELNTILKGHIDTEVGRYKGKVYAWDVVNEAFNEDGSMRSSLWQDKLGTGYIANALRWAHAADPAAKLYINDYNIEADNAKSDALYALAQQLLAQGVPLNGIGFQSHFEVGKLPASMKANLKRFSDLGLEVSITELDVRIPLPASSAELAQQSTDYKTASENCLGVARCAGVTLWGVSDKYSWVPGTFNGYGAALPYNESYAAKPAYTGLSNGLNPNA; translated from the coding sequence GTGCCCCACACACCGGGAACCCACCATCACCGGCGTCGCGCTCTGCGCCCCGGCCCGCTCGCCGTCGCGGGCGCGCTCGTCGCCACGGCGGCCGTCGCGCTGCCGTATCTCACACCGGAGGCCTCGGCCGCCACCACCCTGCGCGGCTACGCCGACGGGCGCGGTGTGAAGATCGGCGCGGCAGTGGGAGACACCCCGCTGAGCTCCGACGCGTCGTACACAGCCGTCCTGGACCGGGAGTTCAACTCGGTGACGGCCGAGAACGCGATGAAGTGGGACGCCGTCGAACCGAGCCGGGGCAGCTTCGACTGGGCCGCCGCCGACCGGCTGGTGGCCCATGCGGCCGCCCACGACCAGGGCGTACGCGGGCACACCCTGGCCTGGTACGCGCAGTTGCCGTCCTGGCTGAAGAACGGAAACTATTCGGCAACCGAGCTGAACACCATCCTCAAGGGCCACATCGACACCGAAGTCGGGCGCTACAAGGGCAAGGTGTACGCCTGGGACGTGGTCAACGAAGCGTTCAACGAAGACGGTTCGATGCGCAGTTCGCTCTGGCAGGACAAACTCGGAACCGGATACATAGCCAACGCGCTGCGCTGGGCGCACGCCGCCGACCCCGCCGCGAAGCTGTACATCAACGACTACAACATCGAGGCGGACAACGCCAAGAGCGACGCCCTGTACGCGCTGGCCCAACAGCTCCTGGCGCAGGGAGTGCCGTTGAACGGAATCGGTTTCCAGTCGCACTTCGAGGTCGGCAAGCTTCCGGCGTCGATGAAGGCGAACCTCAAGCGGTTCTCCGACCTCGGTCTGGAGGTGTCCATCACTGAGCTGGACGTCCGAATTCCGCTGCCCGCCTCCTCCGCCGAACTCGCCCAGCAATCCACCGACTACAAGACAGCGAGCGAGAACTGCCTCGGCGTGGCGCGCTGCGCCGGCGTCACCCTGTGGGGCGTCAGCGACAAGTACTCGTGGGTACCGGGCACGTTCAACGGGTACGGGGCGGCCCTGCCGTACAACGAGAGCTACGCGGCGAAGCCCGCCTACACCGGGCTGTCGAACGGACTCAATCCGAACGCGTGA
- a CDS encoding MFS transporter: MYEARSKRFRRPREVASRAGQPLWRQRDFGIFWAAQTLSFLGDSFALIALPLLVLQVTGSLARMGLLTAVGGAASVVAAVFAGAIVDRVDRRRLLIACDLVRMVLYGLIPLVWLIGPRVWLLYTVLPLCEAVGMLFAVGYVTVVRGLVGTGQLTEANGRLNATAAAAGVLGPLCAGALAAWTGPAAAIGVDAASFGVSAACLCVVRIRRGPLDDRPDDLPKERGGEPLGGQPTARAGERPGRRAGLWRDLRAGVAFLYGHPVLRALTALLFVFSFLTLGLNDLVIYHLKDDLGHDDGTVGSVMAAGALGTVVGSLAVARVHRRLGFGPTWTAAVAVSGVAVAGLGWAHDTRVVGALCAVFLAGAAVAGTCSMSLRQEVTPEPLLGRATSAFWTLQYAAAPVGAAVLTWAAERHGTAPVAMLAGGACVLIAGAALLTPVGRAGRR, encoded by the coding sequence GTGTACGAAGCGCGGAGCAAACGATTCCGACGACCACGGGAGGTTGCGTCCCGTGCCGGCCAACCGCTGTGGCGGCAGCGGGACTTCGGGATCTTCTGGGCCGCGCAGACGCTCTCCTTCCTCGGCGATTCCTTCGCCCTGATCGCCCTGCCGCTGCTCGTCCTCCAGGTCACCGGCTCACTCGCCCGTATGGGTCTGCTGACGGCGGTCGGCGGGGCGGCCTCGGTCGTGGCGGCGGTGTTCGCCGGGGCGATAGTGGACCGGGTCGACCGACGCCGACTCCTCATCGCCTGCGACCTGGTCCGCATGGTGCTGTACGGACTGATCCCGCTGGTGTGGCTGATCGGGCCACGGGTCTGGCTGCTGTACACGGTCCTGCCGCTGTGCGAGGCCGTCGGCATGCTCTTCGCCGTCGGTTACGTAACCGTTGTCCGCGGCTTGGTCGGCACCGGGCAGCTCACCGAGGCCAACGGACGGCTCAACGCGACGGCTGCCGCGGCCGGCGTGCTCGGCCCACTGTGCGCCGGCGCGCTCGCGGCCTGGACCGGCCCGGCCGCGGCGATCGGCGTGGACGCGGCCAGCTTCGGAGTGTCGGCTGCCTGTCTCTGCGTCGTACGGATCCGGAGGGGGCCGCTGGACGACCGGCCGGACGATCTGCCGAAGGAGCGAGGGGGCGAGCCGCTGGGCGGGCAACCGACCGCGCGGGCCGGGGAACGACCGGGCCGGCGGGCCGGGTTGTGGCGGGATCTGCGGGCTGGGGTGGCGTTCCTGTACGGCCATCCCGTGCTGCGTGCGCTGACCGCGCTGCTGTTCGTCTTCAGTTTCCTCACGCTGGGACTGAACGACCTCGTCATCTACCACCTCAAAGACGACCTCGGGCATGACGACGGCACCGTCGGGTCCGTCATGGCGGCCGGCGCGCTCGGCACTGTCGTCGGCTCCCTGGCCGTGGCCCGGGTGCATCGCCGGCTCGGTTTCGGGCCGACGTGGACGGCGGCGGTCGCGGTGAGCGGTGTCGCCGTCGCGGGGCTGGGTTGGGCGCACGACACCCGCGTCGTGGGGGCCCTGTGCGCCGTCTTCCTGGCCGGTGCCGCCGTCGCGGGCACCTGCTCCATGTCCCTGCGTCAGGAGGTGACTCCGGAGCCGCTGCTGGGCCGGGCCACCTCCGCCTTCTGGACCCTCCAGTACGCGGCGGCCCCGGTGGGCGCGGCCGTCCTGACATGGGCGGCGGAACGGCACGGCACCGCGCCGGTCGCCATGCTGGCCGGCGGGGCCTGCGTGCTGATCGCCGGGGCCGCGCTGCTGACACCGGTGGGCAGGGCCGGGCGGAGGTGA